A stretch of Natator depressus isolate rNatDep1 chromosome 2, rNatDep2.hap1, whole genome shotgun sequence DNA encodes these proteins:
- the LOC141983497 gene encoding uncharacterized protein LOC141983497, with protein MVELRPQLSGPLAEVAAEMPKEHMNKYELFKSKARVRMGITPEQSRRRFRALRWKPDVSFTRHAYHIVKHWDAWISGASAKLPVQYKGWSGTWTFAVYDDYPIPMLLGEDLANHVKQAKRVGTVTRSQAKQAVRPSSVPETSIRTRSEVMDPDPRPMSATAVVDPVPETQTEPVPEPEPAEQPTPDPLPALNPVLATSTPEGPTDPELVAADNPTQEAQPEPESQHSAPAESGSQSTETAPSPISLPEGPSLGPQSNEELMSPASREQFQTEQEADESLQRAWTAARSNPPPLSSSNRSRELKVCQFTAQGGDDAEWPEGVYYEGKCAGGVEEVNLSMTLGRMQRQQIQELCTSYAPTFSATPGLTERAYHSIDTDSWADHLEHLQKVLERIREAGLTVKAKKCQIGLNRVTYLGHQVGQGTISPLQAKVDAIQKWPVPKSKKQVQSFLGLAGYYRRFVPHYSQIAAPLTDLTKKKQPNAVQWTEKCQKAFNKLKATLMSDPVLRAPDFDKPFLVTTDASERGVGAVLMQKGPDQEFHPVVFLSKKLSERESNWSITEKECYAIVSALEKLRPYHGRIFDTATTSTVDSSSTTIFLP; from the exons atggtagagctgaggccacagctcagtggacccttagctgaggtagcagctgaaatgcctaaagaacacatgaacaagtatgaactgtttaaatccaaggcaagagtcagaatggggataacacccgagcagtctcgtcggaggttcagagccctaaggtggaaaccagacgtgtcatttacccgacatgcctaccacattgtgaaacattgggatgcctggatatcaggagcaagtg ccaagttgcctgtccagtacaagggctggtcaggaacgtggacttttgcagtctatgatgattatcccatccccatgctgttgggggaagacttggccaatcatgtgaagcaggccaagagggtgggaacggtcacccgcagccaggctaaacaagccgtgaggcctagctctgttccggaaacttctatcaggacccggtcagaggtgatggacccggaccccagaccaatgtctgcaacagcagtagtggatccagtcccagagacccagacggaaccagtcccagaaccggaaccagccgaacaaccaacaccagacccattgccagcactgaatccagtacttgcaacctcaacaccagagggccccaccgaccctgaactggtagcagccgataaccctacacaagaggctcagccggagcctgaatcccaacatagtgcaccagcggagagcggttcacagtcaacagaaacagctccatcccctatatcacttccagagggaccaagcctaggtccacaatccaatgaggaactgatgtctccagcatcaagggaacagttccagaccgaacaggaagcagatgaaagcctccagagagcttggacggcggcacggagcaacccaccgcctctcagctcttctaatcgatccag agaattaaaggtttgtcagtttacagcccagggaggagacgacgctgagtggcctgaaggtgtctactacgaagggaaatgtgctggtggtgtggaagaggtgaacctctccatgacccttgggcgtatgcagcgacagcagatccaggagctgtgcactagctacgcgccaacgttctcagccaccccaggactgactgaacgggcatatcactccattgacacag attcctgggcagaccacctggaacatctacaaaaagtccttgagcgcataagggaggcaggactaactgttaaggctaagaagtgtcaaataggcctaaacagagtgacttaccttggacaccaggtgggtcaaggaactatcagccccctacaggccaaagtggatgctatccaaaagtggcctgtcccaaagtcaaagaaacaggttcaatccttcttaggcttggccggttattacagacgatttgtaccgcactacagccaaatcgccgccccactgacagacctaaccaaaaagaaacagccaaatgctgttcagtggaccgaaaagtgtcagaaggcctttaacaagctaaaagcgaccctcatgtctgaccctgtactaagggccccagactttgacaaaccgttcctagtaaccacagatgcgtccgagcgtggtgtgggagcagttttaatgcagaaaggacctgatcaagaattccaccctgtagtgttcctcagcaaaaaactgtctgagagggaaagcaactggtcaatcactgaaaaagaatgttacgccattgtctccgctctggaaaagctacgcccatat CATGGGAGAATATTTGATACTGCTACTACTTCTACTGTGGATTCTTCCTCCACCACTATTTTCCTGCCATAA